The Leptospira sp. WS60.C2 genome includes the window ATTGGGAAATTCGATGTCTGCTTTGTCGATTTCATCAATGAGAACCACCGACTTGTTTGGTTGCAAAAACGCTTCTCCCAGGGCACCCAAACGAATGTAATTTTTCACATCACGAACTCGGTTCATCGCTTCTTCCTCGGGGAAACGAGAATCGTTCAACCTCGAAACCGCATCGTAGAAATACAAACCTTCCTTGGCCAAACTTGTGGATTTGATGTGCCAACGATAAAAAGGAAGTTTTTTGGTTTCCGCAAGGAAACTGGCTAAAAGGGTTTTCCCTGTACCTGGTTCCCCTTTTAAAAGGAGCGGGCGTTTTGTAATCTCAGCAACGAGAACTGCTTCTTTTAAGTCTTCCGATAGGATATAATCTGCCATGCTTTCCCTTCCTTCTCCAATCTTTTTCGAAAAACGGGGGAATCTACTAAAAATTGCTTTTTAACAGAAACTTCTGTTCCTATAGTGAGAAATTGGAACGATAGTAAAGATATATGGGCGATTTCGACAATACCAAACGAGCGATTGGCGTAGGAAAACTGGACGATTCTCAACGGAAGGATATGTTCAATAAGTTTAAAAGCGCTGGTGGTGAAGTCATCAAAGAAAAACCGCCTGCCAAAGAAGAAGAATCGAAACGAACTCGTCCAGAACCGAAGGTGAGACAGAGTTCGGTTTCTCGTGGAACCGGTGAAGACAACCGTGGAAACAATCGTGGTGGTGCTGGTAGCGGATATTCCTCCAAACAAGACCCGGGGGCACAAAAAAGCCAACTCGATTCCAAAGCTCAGTTTGAAAAAGAAATTAGTAGTTTCTCCGCTCGGTTTTCCATCAAATTAAAATGTTGGTTAGCAAGAGTTACTTCTTTTGGTTCGAGTGACCTTACTCCAAAATTTATGCACGACTTTTCCATTCGCGCAAAACAAGCATTAATTGAATTACAATACAGTGGAAATGAATTACTCGCTAACCAACAATATTCACCACAACTGAGTAAAGCTCTCGACAGAATCAATCCCCTTCTCGTCGAACTTTTAGCAATGGGTCAAAAATTGTACAATGGACCAGAACTTACTGACATCACGGAACCCATCATGTCCGCACCAGAGTCTCCTGTTGCCATTGAGCGAGTGAAAAATCAAATTTATTCTTTATTCAAAAGGATGTACATCCTCTATCCTTACCAGGAGACATTAAAAAAATCGTTCGCACAAGCATATGACGAACTTCAAAAATTGGAAGGAAAACCCGCCCTTATTTATGCCAATAAAAAGAGAAAGGTGCTCCAAGAGATTGACACTCTCTTTGATGGTTTTTTTGACAAACTGTATTTAGTTGTCATCCGTGCTGAAAACAAAAATATCCCATTGATTTCTCGTTATATGGAAACTCTTCTGGGAATTACACCCGAAGACAAACCTGGTCAAAGGAAATCAGGAGAGAATGTTCCCGGTGGAAAACCAGTAGAAACGAGAGAAGATAAAGAGTCGGAAAACGCAAAAGACGAAGAAAAACAAGAAGAGGAAGTTCCTCTGTCCAAAGAACAAGCCTATGGACTACGTCTGATGCAAATGTATTCAATACCAAAATTGCGTAAAAAATTTGATCCAAAAAATGAATACGCCAACATTCCAGATGCCGACAAAGCACTTCTTTCCTTGTTCTATTTTTTTGAATTTGATGATGAGTATTCCTTCGTTATGACAACAAAAAAAATCGATATCAAACCTGGCTCAGTGAACGGAGTAAAGGTTGATTATAGACAGAAAATGTTAGACATCTATGAAAGTACTCGAACAATCATAGACCAATTCCGAATCTATCATGATATTCTAAAAGAATTAGAAAAACACAAGGCCAATCCTGGTGCCAATTATATAGAAGCTTCCAAAAAGCTTACTGGTATTGAACAAAAACGTACGGGACAATCGCGTACGGTTCGTTTGGCGATCAAAGACTTTAGTTTAAAATCAAGAGATGCTCTTCTTACCCTCATCAAAGATATGAAAGGTAAAAAGGAAATTGTAGCAAACATGAATGATGTTTTGACATTGGATGCAATGGAGTCGCGAAAACGACTCAACAAAAAACCAGTCAAGCAGTGCATCATGGAAGCATATTGTTACCTTCTAGCCTTACATGACCGAATCGAAACTGGTGATTTGTATGGTGGTCTTGTGGAACTCACCCCAGAACAAATGAAATCAACCTTTGGCGTGGACACGGAAATTGCCAAAGAAACGGGAACTCCCGATGCCAGTGAACTAGAAAAAGATGGTCAACCAGAGGTTTCCCAATCGGTCGAGCGTACTTCGGGTTCACAAGTAACAGATTCCCTTTCCAGTGATGAATCCGATGACAATCTTGATTATCTATCCGATGATGACATTTTACCAACAGGAAATCCATTTTAATGGCTGTAATCAAAATCGCAATTTATCAAAAGAATTTACACAAACGTTTCACTCCAGACGAAATCACGAAAGTACAACAAAGTAAGGCTCAGTTTTTACTTTTGCCGGAAGGATTCCCACATTTTTTTCAAAGTGGTTCGCCAAAAGAAGCAACTAAACATGAAAAAGAATACCAAGACCATTTGCTTGAAATCTCTGAAAAATTTTCTGGTGTGATTCTCGGGGGAAGCCATTACCGAGTGAATGAAAATGGTAAACTGGTTTCCGCTCTTCCTATCGTGCAATCACTTGTGTTAGTTGATTTTTATGAGAAAAAAACTCCGAACAAACAACAAGAAATGGAAGTTCAAGAAGGATCAACGGAATCCATTTTTATTATGGGTGGGCTTCGATTTGGACTTTTGTTAGGGGAAGATTTGCATAACAAAATCATTTGGGAAGAGTTCCAAAAAGAAGGGATCGAAATAATTTTTCATTTGGATACCACGACGGATTTACGCACCTACGAAGAAGATTTAAGTTTTTATGAAGCCCTTGCAAAAGAAAAAAAAATACATTTGATTCGTGTCTGTGGCTCATCCGAAGGGAAACCCGCACGCAGTTTATATGCATCACCCTCTGGGATCAATTGGAAAGTGGGAAAGGTCGAAGAAGATAAGGACGTGTTTAAAACACTTTCCGTCAATGTGATGAGAAGTTATTTACTCTAAAACAAATTGATCATTTTTCTTAAATGCGATATTGAAACAGAAATTTCTGGAAGCGATTACGCAAAGAATTTTCTTCTTATGGTATTAGCATAGTCCAGCCGCAATCGAATACGGCTAGAATCATACATGATCACGACCTGAATTTTACTTTTTGTCCATTTCCTTCCAGTCCATGGTAAAGAGAAGGATCACGATTCCAATAGAGACACAAGAATCAGCTACGTTAAACGCTGGCCAACGATCAAAGAGTAAAAAGTCAGGCCACTCAAAGTCTAAAAAGTCAACGACACCTATGTATTCTATTCCAGGTTTTTCTGGTGTGAATCCAAATCGAAACCCAGTGCCTGGAATCTTCACAAAAAACTTATCAATAAAATTTCCGAATGCTCCTGCCATGACAAAATTCCACCCCCAAACGTTTCCTAAATCGGAATTCTGCCATCGATAAAAAATGAGGAAAACAATCGCAAACCCAGTCGCAAATAAGGAAGGTAATGCGTTGTCTTGGAACAATCCAAAAACAAATCCTGTATTAAATGTTAAGGAAAGCCGGAAAAAATCACCTAACACGGGAATACTTTCGTGAGCATACATTTTAGTGATAATGACATATTTAGTGAGCAAATCTAAAAAAAGTCCAAAGGCAACAAATGCCAAGTAACCAGGTTTGAAAACTGAGAAAAAGGGTGTATTCGGTAATTTCATAGTGACGTTTTAAGGTTCTTTTCCGTTTATTTTGATTTCCAATAACTTAGACTGGATTTGGCAAGCGACCAAAAACAAAGTCCTGATAGTATGTAAAATATTATGCTTGGTTCTTTCCAGAATTTTTCGGCATAATACATTCCAAAATAGAAAAATAGTGATCCTAAGGATCCAAAAGTGAAAATTTCCTTTAATTTCAACTCTTCCAATTTGTAGTCTTCTTTAGGTTGAAATTCACCACGATTCCATTTGTATAAAAAATCATTCAATTCTTTCGGTAGAGAAAACAAACTCGTTATGAATTCTTCACCCTCATCTCGCCAAAGTTTTTTCAAAGTACTTCCCTTTAGTACGATTTGAGAAAAAGGTTTCTCCGCGTATTCAATCATAGACCTTGTTGGATCTAAATAGGAAAAATTTCCTAAGAGCAATGCAAGGACCCTATGCAAACTTAAAAAATTAGGTGGCAGTTTGAGACTTGCTAACAATCGTTTTAATCCGACTTGGATTTCCTTTAGAAATCTGAGATCATCTCCAGGTTTTAGCGTGTCCAAACTTAGATTCCGATAATGGTTGGTATCCGCTAAAATTCGGTTCAATTTTTCAAGAGAGTATTTTACAATTTGAGTGAGCTCTTCCTTTGCCAAAGATTCTGTGACAGCACCCAACTCATACAGCGATTCGGAAATCAAATGATAATCTTTGCGCATGGCACCAACTAAAATTCGTTCTAAAATTCGTGTTTCTTCCTCTGAGATGGATTGAACAGCACCAAAATCGATCATACAAAGCTGGCCTGTTTCCATAAAAATTAAATTTCCTGGATGGGGGTCTGCATGGAAAAATCGAAATTCAAAAATCATTAAAATATAGGCTCTGATGAGTTTATCTAAATGGGAATTTCGTTTGGAAGCGACTTGTTCAGGTTCTAATTCATAAATTTTTTTCCCCTCTACAAATTCAGTAACAAGTGTATGTCGTCCACATAATTCTTCTATGACATCAGGGATATAATAGTCTTTTTCTTCGGAAAACAAATGTTTGAGTGTTTTTAAATTTTTAATCTCAGTCCTTAGATCTAGTTCTGCTTGAATCATGGTTTGTAACTGATCGACCACTTCTTTGGCTGAAATGGGAAACACAAAACGCTCAATAAGCCATATTACTTTTGAAATAGTTCCTAAATCTGATTTAGCTGTGTCTTCAATGCCTGGATATAAAGTTTTTATGGCGACCTTACGATTTTGAAAGTATCCTATATGCACTTGTGCAGTAGAAGCACTGGCATAAGAATTTGTATCCAAAGATTCAAATAGGGCCGTCATAGGTTTTCCGAAATCTATTTCCCAACGTTTGTTGATTTCGGCAAAATCTCTCGGTGGAATTTTATCTTGTAAGTCTTGTAGTTCCCATAAATATTCCTCAGGCAAAACATGAAATAAATTACTAAGAAACTGACCGATCTTGATGTATACTCCACCTAACGCGAAAAATAAATGCTTAGTTTCTATTCCCTTTCTTTTTAAAAAATGAATTCGCCTTTTTTCGTAATTTTCCTTAGAAAAAATTCTCTTTTGGATTTTAGAAAGATATACATATTGAAAATAACTCTTAAAAACAAACGAATAAACAGAGACTGATCGATTTGGATCGGATTTCATTTGGATGACCTATAGATTGATTCTATACTTTCTAGAATATTGATATTCTCTGCCAAAGTTCCTTCCACGTGATTGGATTCTCCAGAGATCACTTCCTTGATTTCATGATAAATCCCAACGAAGGCATTCGCTGTTTCTGGTTTTGGGAACTGTTTTGGTACGAAGGACTGTAAGCTTTGAAATCCTTTGTACAACTTGGAAGGGACCGACTGTAAAAACTGAAATCCATCATTAGAACAAATGATTCGATGTGTGTCCGTATGAAGATCCAATTCAAATTGGAAATAATCCCTTCCTCCCGAAACATCCAAAACAATCTCCACCTCTGAATTGGTTTGAAAACAGGCAAATGCCCTTGTTTCAACAAAACCTTTTTTAGGGCGCTCTATTTTGGAATAAACCAGTTTTGGTTTTCCCACGAGCCAGTGAATGAGGTCCATTGCATGTGTACCATCATGTAAAAGTGGTCCTCCACCATACTTCGAAAATGCGATGCCAGGATTCCTAGCCGAAGTAAATACAGAAGCTCGGATCGATTTTAATTTTCCAAAATTTCCGTTCTCTAATTCCTTTTTAACGAACCGATAACTGGGATGGTATCGTCTTTCATGATTGATCCAAATTTTTACCCCATTTCGTTTGGCTAAAAATTGCAATTGTTTGGCACCCATTGAGGACATAGCCACTGGTTTTTCGATGAGGAGGTGTTTGATACCTCCCAACATACATTGTTTGGCGATCTTCTCGTGACTGTGGCTCGGCGTGGCAATGATGGCAAGGTCAATTTGACCATCAGGTAAAGGCAAAAAATCTTCTGAAATGGTTTCTGTTTGTTTTTTCCAACGCTTTTGGAAGGTTTGGCAAACCTCAGATTTTGTGTCATAACCGCAAAGGAAGTCAAAATACTTTTTTCCAAAGGGAGACGAAAGAACTCCCATGTGTGTACATGGCTTTTTTCGGTATGGGTCCTCTTCTAATCGGGAAGCGATTCGACCAAGACCAATGAGAATCGTTCTGATTTTAGTTGGTTTCATGCAAGTTTTTCTTTAAAATCTTTCTTTCTTGGAGAATCTGGCTTAGAAGCTATGATCGCACCATTTGAATATTCCCTGTCAACTATTCTAAGTTTGTTTTCACTGAAACCGGATTGGGAAAATCCAAAGAATCCAAAATTCCGTTGGATCTCTACTTCGTCCAGGGAGATCAAAAAAAACTCTCTCTTTGTTCCCTTGCGGGGGGAAAGAGACGGACACAGCTTTATCGCAGATGCACTAAAAAATGGTGCGTCAGGATTTTTATGTGAAAAGAATCATCCTATCCTTAAATCTCTGTCTTTAGAAGACCAAAAAAAAGCGATCTTTGTGAATGATACTCTGGTCGCATTAGGCAAACTTGCCAATTACCAT containing:
- a CDS encoding amidohydrolase, yielding MAVIKIAIYQKNLHKRFTPDEITKVQQSKAQFLLLPEGFPHFFQSGSPKEATKHEKEYQDHLLEISEKFSGVILGGSHYRVNENGKLVSALPIVQSLVLVDFYEKKTPNKQQEMEVQEGSTESIFIMGGLRFGLLLGEDLHNKIIWEEFQKEGIEIIFHLDTTTDLRTYEEDLSFYEALAKEKKIHLIRVCGSSEGKPARSLYASPSGINWKVGKVEEDKDVFKTLSVNVMRSYLL
- a CDS encoding Gfo/Idh/MocA family protein; translated protein: MKPTKIRTILIGLGRIASRLEEDPYRKKPCTHMGVLSSPFGKKYFDFLCGYDTKSEVCQTFQKRWKKQTETISEDFLPLPDGQIDLAIIATPSHSHEKIAKQCMLGGIKHLLIEKPVAMSSMGAKQLQFLAKRNGVKIWINHERRYHPSYRFVKKELENGNFGKLKSIRASVFTSARNPGIAFSKYGGGPLLHDGTHAMDLIHWLVGKPKLVYSKIERPKKGFVETRAFACFQTNSEVEIVLDVSGGRDYFQFELDLHTDTHRIICSNDGFQFLQSVPSKLYKGFQSLQSFVPKQFPKPETANAFVGIYHEIKEVISGESNHVEGTLAENINILESIESIYRSSK
- a CDS encoding lipoprotein signal peptidase; its protein translation is MKLPNTPFFSVFKPGYLAFVAFGLFLDLLTKYVIITKMYAHESIPVLGDFFRLSLTFNTGFVFGLFQDNALPSLFATGFAIVFLIFYRWQNSDLGNVWGWNFVMAGAFGNFIDKFFVKIPGTGFRFGFTPEKPGIEYIGVVDFLDFEWPDFLLFDRWPAFNVADSCVSIGIVILLFTMDWKEMDKK
- a CDS encoding ABC1 kinase family protein, which encodes MKSDPNRSVSVYSFVFKSYFQYVYLSKIQKRIFSKENYEKRRIHFLKRKGIETKHLFFALGGVYIKIGQFLSNLFHVLPEEYLWELQDLQDKIPPRDFAEINKRWEIDFGKPMTALFESLDTNSYASASTAQVHIGYFQNRKVAIKTLYPGIEDTAKSDLGTISKVIWLIERFVFPISAKEVVDQLQTMIQAELDLRTEIKNLKTLKHLFSEEKDYYIPDVIEELCGRHTLVTEFVEGKKIYELEPEQVASKRNSHLDKLIRAYILMIFEFRFFHADPHPGNLIFMETGQLCMIDFGAVQSISEEETRILERILVGAMRKDYHLISESLYELGAVTESLAKEELTQIVKYSLEKLNRILADTNHYRNLSLDTLKPGDDLRFLKEIQVGLKRLLASLKLPPNFLSLHRVLALLLGNFSYLDPTRSMIEYAEKPFSQIVLKGSTLKKLWRDEGEEFITSLFSLPKELNDFLYKWNRGEFQPKEDYKLEELKLKEIFTFGSLGSLFFYFGMYYAEKFWKEPSIIFYILSGLCFWSLAKSSLSYWKSK